Proteins from one Sander lucioperca isolate FBNREF2018 chromosome 16, SLUC_FBN_1.2, whole genome shotgun sequence genomic window:
- the LOC116067012 gene encoding sodium-dependent neutral amino acid transporter B(0)AT1-like, protein MRLVLPNPGLDDRIPSYEDLDSMEKEEAGDRPKWDNKAQYILTCVGLCIGIGNVWRFPYLCQSHGGGAFLIPYVILLVLEGMPLLLLEFAIGQRLRKGSVGVWRAISPYLTGVGVASMLVSLLIGLYYNTLIAWILWYLFNSFQSPLPWAQCPLNDNGTGFVPECQRSSAVDYYFYQVTLNSSASIVDSGGIHWPIVLCLLAAWTVMCVCYIRGIGTSGKAVYVTAILPYIVLAIFLIRGLTLKGALSGIMFLFTPDVDELMNPTTWLDAGAQVLYAFGLGWGGVISFSSYNPVHNNCMQDAVMLTAITGLTSIYAATVTYTIIGFRATEKYDSCISDNIMTLLNAFELPEDSIFTSNYDAAFNHLNSSSPDIILGLDIKICDLQTLLSEGVEGTGLAFIVFTEAIANMPGSPAWSVLFFIMLFCLGISSLFGNIEGVVVPLKDLNMLPQKWPQEARTGVTCAVAFIISLLFAQHSGIYWVTLFDNFAGSVPLLTIGLIEMIAVVYIYGIDS, encoded by the exons ATGAGACTGGTTCTTCCTAACCCAGGACTGGATGACAGAATCCCTTCCTATGAGGACCTGGACAGTATGGAGAAGGAGGAAGCCGGGGACAGGCCCAAGTGGGACAACAAAGCCCAGTACATCCTAACTTGTGTGGGCTTGTGCATTGGGATTGGCAATGTGTGGCGATTCCCTTATTTGTGTCAAAGTCATGGAGGAG GTGCGTTTTTGATTCCCTACGTGATCCTGCTGGTGCTGGAAGGAATGCCTCTCCTGCTGCTGGAGTTTGCCATCGGCCAGCGTCTCAGGAAAGGCAGCGTGGGAGTGTGGAGGGCCATCAGCCCTTATCTGACTGGTGTTG GTGTAGCCTCCATGCTGGTGTCCTTATTGATTGGACTGTACTACAACACCTTAATAGCCTGGATCTTGTGGTATCTCTTCAATTCCTTTCAAAGCCCACTGCCTTGGGCTCAGTGTCCTCTCAATGACAATGGGACAG GATTTGTACCAGAGTGTCAACGAAGCTCCGCTGTGGATTACTATTTCTACCAAGTGACTCTTAATAGTTCAGCTTCCATTGTGGACTCTGGAGGAATCCACTGGCCCATTGTACTCTGCCTGCTAGCTGCCTGGACAGTCATGTGTGTCTGCTACATACGGGGGATCGGCACTTCAGGCAAG GCAGTGTATGTCACAGCCATCCTGCCTTACATAGTGCTGGCCATCTTCCTGATCCGAGGACTGactcttaaaggtgccctgagTGGAATAATGTTCCTCTTCACACCAGAC GTTGATGAGTTGATGAACCCAACAACTTGGCTGGATGCAGGTGCTCAGGTCCTGTATGCCTTTGGTTTGGGGTGGGGAGGCGTCATCTCCTTCTCAAGCTACAACCCTGTTCA CAACAACTGCATGCAAGATGCTGTGATGCTAACAGCCATAACTGGCCTCACCTCAATCTATGCTGCCACAGTCACCTACACCATCATCGGCTTCAGGGCCACAGAGAAATATGACAGCTGTATCAGTGA TAACATCATGACATTATTAAATGCATTTGAACTTCCTGAAGACAGCATCTTTACAAGCAACTACGACGCAGCCTTTAACCATCTCAACAGCTCCTCTCCTGATATTATTCTCGGCTTGGACATCAAAATCTGTGACCTGCAGACACTTCTCAGTGAG gGAGTGGAGGGAACAGGTCTGGCCTTCATCGTGTTCACGGAAGCCATCGCCAACATGCCTGGTTCTCCAGCCTGGTCTGTCCTCTTTTTCATCATGCTTTTCTGCTTGGGTATCTCAAGCCTGTTTGGCAACATTGAAGGAGTGGTGGTCCCACTGAAAGACCTGAATATGTTACCTCAAAAATGGCCCCAAGAAGCACGGACTG GAGTAACGTGTGCTGTTGCCTTCATCATCTCCCTCCTGTTTGCGCAGCATTCAGGGATTTATTGGGTAACTCTCTTCGACAACTTTGCTGGATCTGTTCCACTTCTGACTATTGGACTGATTGAGATGATAGCGGTTGTATACATCTACGGCATAGACAG TTAA
- the LOC116066847 gene encoding sodium-dependent neutral amino acid transporter B(0)AT1-like has product MRLVLPNPGLDLRIPNYEDLDRMETEEADDRPKWDNKAQYILTCVGFCIGLGNVWRFPYLCQSHGGGAFLIPYLILLVMEGMPLLLLEFAIGQRLRKGSVGVWRAISPYLTGVGVASMLVSLLIGLYYNTLIAWILWYLFNSFQDPLPWTQCPLNDNGTECVASPPALLNAVYVTAILPYIVLAIFLIRGLTLKGALTGLKFLFTPKVDELMNPTTWLDTGAQVFYAFGVGWGGLISFSSYNPVHNNCMQDAVILSVVTGLTSIYAATVTYTIIGFRATEKYDSCISDNIMTLLNAFELPEDSISTSNYDAAFNHLNSSSPDIILGLDVKICDLQTLLSEGVEGTDLAFIVFTEAITNMPGSPAWSVLFFIMLFCLGISTLFGNIEGVVVPLKDLNVFPKKWPNEARTGVTCAVAFVISLLFAQHSGIYWVTLFDNFAGSVPLLTIGFFEMIAVVYIYGIDRFNEDLEFMVGHKPSIFWQVTWRFISPLIILVILVFYLVTRVQEELTYLVWDPNAVEFPSLASVPYPSWIYVIIFLLAGVPSLAVPVYASCRLIFVCCKRK; this is encoded by the exons ATGCGACTGGTACTTCCTAACCCAGGCCTGGATCTCCGGATCCCTAACTATGAGGACCTGGACAGGATGGAGACGGAGGAGGCCGATGACAGGCCCAAGTGGGACAACAAAGCCCAGTACATCTTAACCTGTGTAGGCTTCTGCATTGGGCTCGGTAACGTGTGGCGATTCCCTTACTTGTGTCAAAGTCATGGAGGAG GTGCCTTTTTGATTCCCTACCTGATCCTGCTGGTGATGGAAGGAATGCCTCTCCTACTGCTGGAGTTTGCCATCGGCCAGCGTCTCAGGAAAGGCAGCGTGGGAGTGTGGAGGGCCATCAGCCCTTATCTGACTGGTGTTG GTGTAGCCTCCATGCTGGTGTCCTTATTGATTGGACTGTACTACAACACCTTAATAGCCTGGATCTTGTGGTATCTCTTCAATTCCTTTCAAGACCCGCTGCCTTGGACCCAGTGTCCTCTCAATGACAATGGCACAG AATGTGTAGCCTCTCCACCGGCTCTGCTGAAT GCAGTGTATGTCACAGCCATCCTGCCTTATATAGTGCTGGCCATCTTCCTGATCCGAGGACTGactcttaaaggtgccctgaCTGGATTAAAGTTCCTCTTCACACCAAAA GTGGACGAGTTGATGAACCCAACAACTTGGCTGGATACAGGTGCCCAGGTCTTTTATGCTTTTGGTGTGGGGTGGGGAGGCCTCATCTCCTTCTCAAGTTACAACCCTGTTCA CAACAACTGCATGCAAGATGCTGTGATCCTGTCGGTCGTAACTGGCCTCACCTCAATCTATGCTGCCACAGTCACCTACACCATCATCGGCTTCAGGGCCACAGAGAAATATGACAGCTGTATCAGTGA TAACATCATGACATTATTAAATGCATTTGAACTTCCTGAAGACAGCATCTCTACAAGCAACTACGACGCAGCCTTTAACCATCTCAACAGCTCCTCTCCTGATATTATTCTCGGATTGGACGTCAAAATCTGTGACCTGCAGACACTTCTCAGTGAG gGAGTGGAGGGAACAGATCTGGCCTTTATTGTGTTCACAGAAGCCATCACCAACATGCCTGGTTCTCCAGCCTGGTCTGTCCTCTTTTTCATCATGCTTTTCTGCTTGGGTATCTCAACCCTGTTTGGCAACATTGAAGGAGTGGTGGTCCCACTGAAAGACCTGAATGTATTTCCTAAAAAATGGCCCAATGAAGCACGGACTG GAGTAACGTGTGCTGTTGCCTTCGTCATCTCCCTCCTGTTTGCGCAGCATTCAGGGATTTATTGGGTAACTCTCTTCGACAACTTTGCTGGATCTGTTCCACTTCTGACCATTGGTTTCTTTGAGATGATAGCTGTTGTATACATCTACGGCATAGACAG GTTCAATGAGGACTTGGAGTTCATGGTCGGACATAAGCCCTCCATCTTCTGGCAGGTTACATGGAGGTTCATCAGTCCTCTAATCATTCTGGTTATTTTAGTTTTCTACCTGGTGACACGAGTCCAAGAAGAGCTCACCTACTTAGTCTGGGATCCCAACGCT gTGGAGTTCCCATCTCTGGCATCAGTACCATACCCTTCATGGATCTACGTGATCATCTTTCTTCTGGCAGGAGTCCCCAGTCTGGCGGTGCCTGTGTATGCATCATGTAGGCTGATCTTTGTTTGCTGTAAGAGAAAATAG